Proteins encoded in a region of the Streptomyces sp. NBC_00513 genome:
- a CDS encoding DMT family transporter: MGFVLPVLFALFAALSNALATVLQRRAALTVPQSSGFRPGLVLDLLRRPLWLAGILAVILAGAGQAAALATGPLALVQPLFVLELPLALLIATLLTRRRLPSPLWIAVVAVVAGLGLALAGAAPAGNRTHVALDRWLPVLLACAVAVAGLAAAGLRRPPGRARAGCLGAATAVCYALTAGLMKSSMHILTEGGIGAFLTAWQTYAFGATGICALLLLEHAMQGGPLIASQPALTLGDAGISVALGVLVYEEHLRSGWWLLPQLAGIALIAVGILALARSGEDEEGAGVDEAAGAGSGEGTGDGTV; this comes from the coding sequence ATGGGCTTCGTCCTGCCGGTCCTCTTCGCGCTCTTCGCGGCGCTCAGCAACGCCCTCGCCACCGTGCTCCAACGCCGGGCCGCGCTCACCGTGCCGCAGAGCTCCGGATTCCGGCCCGGGCTGGTCCTCGACCTGCTGAGACGACCCCTGTGGCTCGCCGGGATCCTGGCCGTGATCCTGGCCGGGGCGGGACAGGCCGCCGCGCTGGCGACGGGCCCGCTGGCCCTCGTACAACCGCTCTTCGTGCTGGAACTTCCGCTCGCGCTGCTCATCGCCACGCTGCTGACGCGGCGACGGCTCCCCTCACCGCTCTGGATCGCCGTGGTGGCGGTGGTCGCCGGGCTGGGGCTGGCCCTCGCCGGCGCCGCACCGGCCGGGAACCGCACCCACGTGGCGCTCGACCGCTGGCTCCCCGTTCTTCTCGCGTGCGCCGTCGCCGTGGCCGGACTGGCCGCCGCCGGACTGCGCCGGCCGCCGGGGCGGGCCCGGGCCGGATGCCTCGGAGCGGCCACCGCCGTCTGCTACGCGCTCACCGCCGGCCTGATGAAGTCCTCGATGCACATCCTCACCGAGGGCGGCATCGGCGCGTTCCTCACCGCGTGGCAGACGTACGCCTTCGGCGCCACCGGCATCTGCGCCCTCCTGCTCCTCGAACACGCCATGCAGGGCGGCCCACTGATCGCCTCGCAGCCCGCGCTGACCTTGGGCGACGCCGGCATCAGCGTGGCGCTGGGCGTCCTGGTGTACGAGGAGCACCTGCGGTCCGGCTGGTGGCTGCTCCCCCAACTCGCGGGCATCGCACTGATCGCGGTCGGCATCCTGGCGCTGGCACGGTCGGGCGAGGACGAGGAGGGGGCCGGGGTCGATGAGGCGGCCGGCGCCGGCAGTGGGGAAGGGACCGGCGACGGGACGGTCTGA